AAAGGCGCCACGCACTACGCACACGTCTTCCAACCGTTGACCGGCATCACCGCCGAGAAGCACGACAGCTTCCTCAACCCGACCGGCGACGGCAAGACCCTCGCCGAGTTCGGCAGCAAGGAACTCATCCAAGGCGAACCGGACGCTTCGAGCTTCCCTTCCGGCGGCTTGCGTTCGACGTTCGAAGCCCGCGGCTACACCGCTTGGGATCCGACGAGCCCGGCCTACATTCTCGAAAACCCGAACGGCACGACCCTCTGCATTCCGACGGCTTACTGTTCCTGGACCGGCGAAGCGCTCGACAAGAAGACGCCGCTCCTCCGTTCGATGCAGGCCCTCGACAAGCAAGCGACGCGGGTCTTGAAGCTGTTCGGCAACAAGGATTTCGGCCCCGTCACCGCCTCGGCCGGACCCGAGCAAGAATACTTCTTGATCGACCGGAACTTCTACTTCGCACGTCCCGACCTCGTCACGACCGGTCGCTCGCTTTACGGCTGCAAGCCGCCGAAGGGTCAAGAGTTCGAAGATCACTACTTCGGCGCCATCCCGGACCGTGTGCTGGCGTGCATGCTCGATAGCGAGCGTGAGTTGTACAAGCTCGGCGTGCCGGTGAAGACGCGGCACAACGAAGTCGCTCCCGCGCAATACGAAATCGCGCCGGTCTACGAAAACGCCAACCTCGCCGCCGATCATCAAAACACGACGATGATGATCCTCAAGCGCACCGCCGCCAAGTACGGCATGGAATGCTTGTTCGCCGAGAAGCCGTTTGCCGGCATCAACGGCTCGGGCAAGCACGTCAACTGGTCGATGGGCTGCGGCCTCGGCAACTTGCTCGATCCGGGCGACAATCCGCACTCGAACATGCAGTTCCTCGTGTTCTGCGCCGCGGTGCTCCGCTCGGTCCACTTATACGGCGATCTCATGCGTGCGTCGGTCGCCTTCAGCGGCAACGACCATCGCCTGGGTGCCAACGAAGCTCCTCCGGCCATCATCTCCGTCTATCTCGGCAGTCAGCTGGCCGACATCATCTCGCAGATCGAAGCGGGCGGTGCGACGACGACGAAGAAGGGGGGCACGATGACCATCGGTGTCGACATCCTTCCGCAAATCAAGAAGGACGCCGGCGACCGCAACCGCACGAGCCCGTTCGCCTTCACCGGCAACCGGTTCGAGTTCCGTGCGGTCGGTTCGAATCAGTCGATCGCCGGCCCGCTGGTCGTGTTGAACACGATCATGGCCGACAGCCTCGAGCACATCGGCGATGCGTTGGAGAAGGAAATCGGCGGCGACTTGAGCAAGGTACCGGCAGCGGTGCAGAAGGTCGTTTCCGATAGCTACAAGAAGCACAAGAATATCGTCTTCAACGGCAACGGCTACTCGGAAGAATGGCACCAAGAAGCCGAGAAGCGCGGCTTGCCGAACCTCAAGGACACGGTCGCGGCCATCCCGGCCCTGATCGACAAGAAGAACATCGCGGTGCTCGGCAAGTACGGCGTGCTTAGCGAAGGGGAAGTCCACAGCCGCTACGAGATTTACCTCGAGCGCTACTGCAAGGACATCAACTCCGAGAGCCTCACCGCTCTCGGCATGGCGAAGACGTTGATCTTGCCGGCGGCGTTTAAGTATCAAGCCCAGTTGGCGACGACGGCCGTGGCGCTCAAGACCCTCGGCAAGACCCCGCATCTCGGCACGCTCGACAAGGCGACGGAATTCGTCGCGCAACTCGAATCGGCGATCGAGAAGCTCGAAGCCGCGATCGAGCACCAAGCCTCGGGCGACATCCTCGCGCACGCCAAGCACTTCCGCGACGAAGTGATCCCGGCGATGAACGTGGTTCGTGCGATCGCCGATAAGTTGGAGACCATCATCCCCGACGAAATCTGGCCGCTCCCGACGTACCAAGAAATGTTGTTTATCAAATAGTCGAAACTCGGGACCGCTTCGTTCGTCGTGCTCTTGTTGCTGATAGGCAACGGGACCTACGACGAACGGACGCTCCGAGTCGGATTCGAGCCGTGCCGGTACGCGAGGAACCGCACGGCTATTTTTNNCCGCTTGTACGGCCACGGCTTTTTTTACGCTTCCGCCGACGGCACCCGATTTTCGTCGATTGTGTTCGCCCTAGCCCGACTTATGATGGAACCCGTGTTGCAGAGCGATCGATGCGCTCCGGCGACGACCGCGAAATCGCCAGCGAAGTACGATCTGCGATGGCGGGTCGCAGTAGATACTGACCACCGACCACTGACCACCGACCACTGCGTAAGCTCATGAAACCGAAGGAAGTATTGGCCTATTGCCGTGAGAAGAACGTGAAAGCGGTCGATCTTCGGTTCATGGACTTTCCGGGCGTCTGGCAGCACTTCACCATTCCCGTCGGCAAGCTCAACGAAGACGTTTTCGAAGACGGCCTCGGCTTCGACGGCTCGAGCATCCGCGGCTGGCAAGCGATCAACGAGAGCGACATGATCGTCGTGCCGCAGGCCGACACGGCCGTGCTCGATCCCTTCGCCGCGATTCCGACTCTCTCCGTCATCTGCAACATCCAAGACCCGATCACGCGCGAAGACTATTCGCGCGACCCGCGCAACATCGCACGTAAGGCCGTGAACTATCTCAAGAGCAGCGGCATCGCCGACACCTGCTACATCGGGCCCGAAGCCGAGTTCTTCATCTTCGACGACGTTCGCTTCGATCAAAACGCCCACGAAGGCTACTACCATCTCGACAGCAACGAAGCCGAATGGAACCGCG
This portion of the Planctomycetia bacterium genome encodes:
- a CDS encoding glutamine synthetase III, which gives rise to MSNARKEAVAAVTTFKSTAAPLNFKETPTNEIYGSNVFGDTQMKERLPKAIYKALQRTIKQYEMLDPTVADAVALAMKDWAIEKGATHYAHVFQPLTGITAEKHDSFLNPTGDGKTLAEFGSKELIQGEPDASSFPSGGLRSTFEARGYTAWDPTSPAYILENPNGTTLCIPTAYCSWTGEALDKKTPLLRSMQALDKQATRVLKLFGNKDFGPVTASAGPEQEYFLIDRNFYFARPDLVTTGRSLYGCKPPKGQEFEDHYFGAIPDRVLACMLDSERELYKLGVPVKTRHNEVAPAQYEIAPVYENANLAADHQNTTMMILKRTAAKYGMECLFAEKPFAGINGSGKHVNWSMGCGLGNLLDPGDNPHSNMQFLVFCAAVLRSVHLYGDLMRASVAFSGNDHRLGANEAPPAIISVYLGSQLADIISQIEAGGATTTKKGGTMTIGVDILPQIKKDAGDRNRTSPFAFTGNRFEFRAVGSNQSIAGPLVVLNTIMADSLEHIGDALEKEIGGDLSKVPAAVQKVVSDSYKKHKNIVFNGNGYSEEWHQEAEKRGLPNLKDTVAAIPALIDKKNIAVLGKYGVLSEGEVHSRYEIYLERYCKDINSESLTALGMAKTLILPAAFKYQAQLATTAVALKTLGKTPHLGTLDKATEFVAQLESAIEKLEAAIEHQASGDILAHAKHFRDEVIPAMNVVRAIADKLETIIPDEIWPLPTYQEMLFIK